A stretch of DNA from Pagrus major chromosome 22, Pma_NU_1.0:
aaaacatgaattattaaaacaatcccaacaaaaaaaatataaattaaacaaacaaacaaacaataaaccaaCAGAAATCTAAATCATGAATCAAAATTAATAaaccacaacaaacaacattttcaaatcataataacaaaaaactaaaagaaaaaagaaaatattaaaaagaaaaatcagaaaaatacaaaaaaaaatatttaaattaaaatatgaaacaaaacattctgaTCAAAcgtcacaaaattaaaaacagaacgTTGAAATTAAACAGAATTAATAAAAACACGTCGGAGTCGACACAAAGACAAACGTTCAGTTTGTCCTTCGTCTGGTTCAAACGTACGGACGCCTGCAGGCGACGAGTCAAACACACCAGCAGctgcatgttcacacacactgcgcactgtgtgtgtgtgtgtgtgtgtgtgttcggacACACTGCAGCACCTCAACATGAGTTATTACACACACGACTTAAAGGAACAGACCGCTGTTTGTATGTCCAACACGTCACACCAGCAGGTTGGATCTGATTCATCTCTGAATCAATCAGCTGATTTAATAACCgattcttcttttaaatcaatttCAGGATTTTGTTTGGACACTTCAAACATTTCAGTGTCCAAAAGGACAAAAAGGTTTGCAGAGTCCAGGCCCGCCTGGACTCTGCAAACCTTTTTGTCCTTTTGGACACTGAAATGTGTCATAATAAAATCATAATACACAATTTAAAAGCAAAACGACACgtaattgttttttaactgtatcATTTTATGACCTGCTCATAATTAAACGTTATTATTCACGTGTCAGCCTTCAGACTCGGGAGCTGCTGGAAATCTTCTGATGAACTAAACtaaaaccaaaatataaaaatatgtacaaaacaaaatgtatttatttatttcatgttgtaAAAACACGTAGTTCTGTGCTGATGTTCGGCTGCAGGACAGTAAATGATGGAAACATCATCTACAGTCAGTTTTTTATAAAAGTTAATctgcttctgtcttttttaaatcgAGCTCTTTGTCCATCGAGGCCGACCGTCACTCTGAACAACAGACACattaacataacaaataaaacaccagTTATTCTTTATATAAACGCctggaaacattttcatcaggTCTGCTATTTTAAATTAACTCTGGTTTAAAGGTTTAACGGACTCTCGTCAGTAACAACAATCAAACATATTAAAACTCTATCTCAGATGTCAGAGCGTCCTTGAACGCACCAGCAGAGGGTTTTCCCAGCAGCCCTTGCTCTCTCCGCTGCAGCGTGACTGCTGATTGTAAATGAATCATTTTCCTTTGACTCTGAATTGATGTCAGATTAATGTGAGTCTCAGCTCGCTTCAGTCGACACATGAAGGCGACTCAGAGTTCGGAGTGAAGAAGCTGTCGCTACGAACACATTAATAGATTACTGATGATCTGTTTCATGTAAAACTGATGGAGGATTTAAAACAATCAGCTCGTTGGtgaaactttataataaccatcattaataaactGTCAATTCAAACTTCAGTTATTTATTAATATGAGTCATCGTAAAAGTTTATAACCATCAGgagcaactttacaataaataatgtttaataaagcatttaatttattttcatttcatttaatgaaCGATAACATTTCCCATTCATTCCTGCTGGTTTGGATAAAAGCGTCTTtgttaaatacaaatgtaataaattatCTGATTACAATCAAACAGTGTGACTCTGTGACAGAGGCTTGTTTTTATATCTGagaacattttgtatttatctGAATATCAGAGAGTTCATTCGAAGAAGTCACAAGTGATTTAATTTGTCTtacttttaaataaattgtGCAGTTTTTCTTGTAAACTTCACATTTTCACCTCTTCAGGCCTTAAAACGTCCAACATGACATCATGTAAAATAACTTAGCTGCTTGTGTCTCACGTGTCCAAACTGACGCCAGGACCGTCCGTGTGTCGTATATAAAGGTTCTTAAGgctgaaatgttctgtttgaTCCGACCACAGTTCAGAACCTCCGTCAGAATTCTGCTGCATTGAAGCTCCAGTGGCTCCTGGTACAGGATGACCTCACCTCTGCATCTCTGGTGGGAAACGTCGTCTctgttgagtttgtgtttgttgtgagtTCCTCCATCGACGCGACAACATTCATTAAGCTGCGCTGAGGCTCACGTGAAGCTCACGGGGACTTTAAAGTGGTGTTTTCCCacagggaggctggaatggggagaaaatgtgtgtttattgtttgcaGTTTGGTGAAGCTGCTCGTGTCTGTGCAGGTCTGAGGCTGATAAGACTCAGACTGGAGGATTATGGTAATAACAGGCTGCCACCGGCTGACTGCTGGGTCCCATCACAGCCGAATGGGTGGGCGGGCTGCGGGCGCTTATCACCGTGTTGCAGCGGGCGATTCttcacacagtcacatgacGGGCGACACCTTGATTCACACTGCAGCTGGACAAAGAACAGCTCAGCGGTTTTATCACCAAACACGACGAAAATGACAGAGCGGGGGTGCACGAGTGTTTTAAAAGCACGAACGATCCCGTCGCAGAGCAGCGAAGGTCTCTGACCACAGATATGATCAGTAATAATCAGTAATGAGGTTCAGGATCAGTTTTGAGAGACGGCGCCGCATTTTTCAAACTGCTCGTAAAACTCTTCCCGACTGTTCTCTCACAAAGCGACGAGACGAAAAACACAATCGtccaaagaaaacaatcaaaaacagtcattttcagGTAAACGGCTGCTTCGGTGCGGTCAGAGAATCGTCTCGGCGCCGCTCACTCGTACTCGCCATCAACTCATCAGATAAGAACGCTGCTCTGCGGCTCCTTCAGCAGAGCCGGCGGTGACCTTCAGGTTGGAAACAAAAACCTGGTTCCTGAACGGTCAGTTGTGTTCGTAGGAAGGTTTCGAGCtcacagagaaataaagaaaaggactCCCGCTGCATGTTTTCCAGAATGGGATGAAACTGTATGTACAGTTGCCAAGGAGACGGCAGTCAGAGAGGTAGTTAGAGGCTGTTAACCCACAccctgtgttttcattcacacGGCTCCTCTCCGCTCCGTCCTCAGGAATCACTTGAGGAGACGCTGCCAGAGACTCAACACAGGTAGGACGCCGGCGTTCACACAACTCCACCTGAACAGACGACTCGCTCTGCTCCGGCTGCAGGTGCTGAGGTGAGATTAAAGGATGATTAGATGAGGAGAAGTAAGTTCCCTCCAACAGAGCTGTAGTTCTCCCTCTGTGGTGATGTCTCCTGCAGTAATCCCCGGAGacgctgcagctttaaatggaCATAATTGAGTGTCAATGatcatcagctgcagagaaactaATGCAGGCAATCagcactcacacaaacacacatcagaaagaGAGGATCACCATCAGCAGCCTCAGCTGTGCGTCCGTCACGCTCACTTCACTTCTCATTTCTCCTCTGGTTGCAGCTCGCTGGAGCAGCGCTGAGGAATTATCTGCTGTCAGGACCTGCCCGGGACGCCGCCGCCGCCGCGCCAACAGGGACCGGAGCTGGACGGGGGGGCTGAGCCATGCTGTCCGCCGCCATTCAGATCCTGGCGTTCGCCTTGGCGCTCCTGGGCGTCCTCGGCACCACCGTGGCCACTCTGCTGCCCAACTGGAAGGTGAGCATCAACGCCTGGTCCAGCGTCATGACCCCCATTTCTCAGATGCAGGGTCTGTGGATGGACTGCGTCTGGTACAGCTCCGGCGTCTTCAGCTGCACCATGAAGAACTCAATGCTGTCGCTGCCGGCGTATCTGCAGACCACACGGGCCGCCATGGTTCTGTCCTGCCTGGTGGCGGCGTTCGGTCTCTGCCTCGCCTCCCTGGGGCTCAAATGTACCCGCTGGGGGGGCAGCCACCGAGCGAAGGGGCACACGGCCATCGCTGCAGGGGGCTGCTTCGTCCTGGCCAGCTTCCTGTGCCTGGTCCCCGCGTCCTGGTTCACCAACGAAGTCATCACCGCCTTCCTGACCACCGACCTGCCGGACAGCAGTAAATATCAGCCTGGAGGAGCTCTGTGCGTGACGTTTATCTCCGCTGGCTTCCTCCTGGCTGGAGgggtcattttttgtttgtcgtGTCCCGGAAAGAGGACAGGACGACCGGACTACGATTCCCCCGCGGACCCCGACAGACTTCTGATGCACCGATGCGAGCAGCGGAGGCGGGTGCTGCAGACGGAGAGCATGCAGCCAAAAAACAGGCAGAACAAGAAGGTTCATCTGCAGATGGACGGAGTGAAGCAGGAGAAACCTCCTCAGGAGAAACCTGGACAGGACCAGGAGCAGAAAGTCTACTTGTCTCCCTCCAAACTCCCTCCTAAAGACATCAAGGACAGCTACAGCCTCCAGGAGTATGTTTAACCCTCACCGCTGAGAGGTGATATGTGGAGTTTTCAGCTGAGGCTTTCTGGCTCTCTGACAGGGGGAGGTGGGCTGAGGGGGAATAATTaccaaatgtcagaaaaaaacagattgtGGATTCAGCCGCATGAGACGAAAAGCAGAGGAACGGAGCTCTGCGGAGGACGAGAAACCACAGACGACAAACGCTGTAAATCCTTTAAagactgctgcagcttctctgaACCAAAGAGCTgaagaaaacatacaaagagctgaacctgctgataacaattaaaaataatctgaGCTCTGCCTGGGACTGAAAGCCATCATCATCCAGCTGTAGACGTGACTGAGATTAACTGGTGTTCAGGCCGGGCCGGACCAGAACTGTCTGAGGATTCAACCAACAAACTGCAGAAGAaaaatggtcaaatttaaaaaaagtgatgaagatttattttaaaataattacaaagCATAAAAAACAGAGGATATGTTGTAACGTTAAGATACACTTTATGTTTTAGTTACAGctccaaaaattaaaaaatcgtTTTGAGCATCGAGGTTCAAATTATTCTGTTCGCACAGCGGACGAATCctagaaatgaaaatgaagtaaGTTAATTTGAAAACAAGCTAATACTGTCAAAATACAGCAGAATTAAAATAgttcaaatgaaatgtaatttaaaatgaaattttataaaataaagatgacaaACAGGACTTTATACAGAACATCTGGAGTTAACGACTGAATTAATGTTAacgtctctgcaaaccacagatgcgtCCAAAGTTTACATGTGAGGCTGTTTCTGTTGCGTCAAAGCAGGTGTTTTGTTCAGGAcggctgctaacgttagcaaacgGCGACTGATTCGACGTCAGTCAGAATGGTGCTACGTGCAACGTCCGTTATTTTCTAAGATGGTacatactgtaaaatgtttagAAACACAGCTCTAGATATTAGCCCATGACTGAAGAGTCCAAAAGTCCTGAAAACATTTGGAGCCGGTTGCCACTAATTTACGTTCACTTGCAAAATAATTGACCTGATTAAACTGAAGCGTAAAACATGTGACGGATAATAAAGTCGACACATCTGATATGAtgctcaaaatgtcaaaataatggcTGTATAacatgttagcttagcataattaGACATATCCGACCCAGATTCAGTAAATCACTCGTTTGAAACTAACTTACtgactttaactttaaattagattaagttttaagttttatgagttaagttttatattttaagtaaaaacacaaggacgaagaaacaacaaagaaacatcagatgtctccaagCAGCTCGTCCTGAATTTAACTTTTCCTTTAGGAATATTTACATGTCCTGGAGTATATCAAATCAGAAGATATATGACagaagtacatttaaaaatctgctCTACTATTTGTGCACTAATGCTAATCATGTAGCGTAGCTTAGACTGTGCTGAAGAACAAGCAGAGAAACCAAACAACAGTTAGTGAactaattttctgtttctttcgTCTGCAGACACGTTTCGTTCATTAGATCAGAACAGAAACCTTTATAAATGGATCTTTACGGATCTCTTTCATGGAACGCAGacaaataaagtacaaaaaaataaataccaaacataaaatactgaagaaaacatgttttttctttttgctctcttCAAACTCAAAACTTGTTGCAAACcaaacatttctacatttttaaaagtaaaatatgaaaataaagataaaagatcaaataaag
This window harbors:
- the LOC141018514 gene encoding claudin-20-like isoform X2, which gives rise to MLSAAIQILAFALALLGVLGTTVATLLPNWKVSINAWSSVMTPISQMQGLWMDCVWYSSGVFSCTMKNSMLSLPAYLQTTRAAMVLSCLVAAFGLCLASLGLKCTRWGGSHRAKGHTAIAAGGCFVLASFLCLVPASWFTNEVITAFLTTDLPDSSKYQPGGALCVTFISAGFLLAGGVIFCLSCPGKRTGRPDYDSPADPDRLLMHRCEQRRRVLQTESMQPKNRQNKKVHLQMDPPKDIKDSYSLQEYV
- the LOC141018514 gene encoding claudin-20-like isoform X1; its protein translation is MLSAAIQILAFALALLGVLGTTVATLLPNWKVSINAWSSVMTPISQMQGLWMDCVWYSSGVFSCTMKNSMLSLPAYLQTTRAAMVLSCLVAAFGLCLASLGLKCTRWGGSHRAKGHTAIAAGGCFVLASFLCLVPASWFTNEVITAFLTTDLPDSSKYQPGGALCVTFISAGFLLAGGVIFCLSCPGKRTGRPDYDSPADPDRLLMHRCEQRRRVLQTESMQPKNRQNKKVHLQMDGVKQEKPPQEKPGQDQEQKVYLSPSKLPPKDIKDSYSLQEYV